GCGCTAACTATGCCTGACATTAATATCCCGTGGCCGCAGTGGAGCCGATCTTGGACGCTTGCTGCATGGATCATGTTAACGGGTGGTGTCGCATTGGGTTCCTGGTGGGCCTATTATGAACTCGGTTGGGGTGGCTGGTGGTTTTGGGATCCGGTTGAAAATGCGTCATTGCTGCCTTGGTTAACGGGGACGGCATTATTACATTCACTGATCGCCAGTGAGAAACGTCAGGCGCTGATTAACTGGAGTTTATTACTGTCTATTTTCACCTTTAGTTTAAGCTTATTAGGCACATTTGTTGTTCGATCTGGGATCTTAACGTCAGTGCATGCATTTGCTGTCGACCCGACACGAGGGCTTGTGCTGTTAGTGATCTTAGCCATTTGTGTGGTCGTGCCATTAACCTTATTCATGTTACAAAGTGGCAAAATTAAACCATTACGATTACGTAGTATTGCCAGTCGAGAAGTTTTGTTTTTGATACTCAATTGTGTACTCGTCGTTACCACGCTATCTGTGCTACTTGGTACTTTTTATCCAATGATATTCCAAGTCTTTAATTTGGCGAGTATTTCGGTGGGGGCGCCTTTCTTTAATGCGGTATTCGTTCCCTTGGCATTATTATGTTTTGTATTGATGGTTGTCGCGCCTTTCATACATTGGCAGAAAACTAACTTTACTGGCATCAGTACGAAGGTGATATTAGTTTGGGTTTCTTCTGTTGTGATCGGTTCTGTCACCAGTTACTTGTTTAATGAAACCTTGTCCTTGTATGTCTTATTGGTGTTGATATTGTGTGCAGGTATTGTCATGTCAACGTTGTTTGCTGGTGTGAGTATGCGTCATTTAGGCATGGCTATTGCGCATATCGGCGTTGCGGTGACAGCCGTTGGTATACTCATTGTCAGTTACAATTCAACAGAAGTCAGTGCGAAAATGAGCCCCGGCAGCTCGGTTGAATTAGGTGATTTAACCATTAATTATATTGACACAGAATGGTTAGTTGCTACTAACTATACCGCAGAGCAGGCGCTACTAGAGGTTATTGATAATGAAGGTCATATTGTGCAATTAAAACCACAAAGACGCCATTACCCAGTACGTGTCATGAATATGAGTGAACCCGCTATCCATTCAACTTGGTTACGAGATGTTTATATCACCATGGGGGAAAAAATTGACCGTGATTCTTATGCTATTCGGATTCAAAACAGAGCGTTTATTAACTGGTTATGGGCGGGTAGTATCATGATGATGCTTGGCGGCATGTTAGCGATAGGGCAGCGTTATGCAAAATAAGAAATTGAGTCTTAAACCTGAATCTAAAGTTAAGTCTAAATTCAAGCTGATGCTACCGAGTCTATTGGGGCTAGTATTCGTTGTATCGATGATGTTTGCGTTAACCGCTCAAGAAGGTCAAATTACACCGTCAGTTTTGGTGGGAAAGCCAATCCCAAGCTTTACTGCAAGTGATTTAGATTCTGTTTTGATAGATAACAGCGTGTTCCAAACCGATAATGACTTATCACCAACTGACAAGCGCTTCACGCTGTTAAATGTATGGGCTTCTTGGTGCGGTGTGTGTCAAAGCGAACATGATTTTTTGATGAAACTGGCAGTGAAAGACAATGTACGCATTGTCGGATTAAATTATCGTGATGATGTGTATGCTGCGCGTAAGGTAATCAGTGCGCTGGGTAATCCTTATGTTGCGAATATCTTTGATCCAGATGGTAAACTTGCGTTGGATATGGGGGTTATTGCTACGCCAGAAACGTACCTGTTAGATAGCCAAGGCATTGTGCTGTTTCGTTATTCTGGCGCATTGGATGAAAAGGTGTGGCAACATTACTTCAAGCCATTTATACAACTGCTGTTAAATAACCAAACATCATAAGGAGGTTGTAAATGAAGTTGTTATCCTTGTATTTCTGTTTTATTACCTTGTTTTTTGCGTTGCCTTTATCTGCTGAATCAACACCGTTGGTTGATGTATTTGAGTTTAACTCTATTGATACACAAAAGCGGGCGATTAACCTGGCGCGTCAATTACGCTGCCCTCAGTGTCAGAATCAAAACCTAATGGAGTCTAATTCACCCATTGCCAAGGATTTACGTTTAACTGTTTATTTGATGGTGGATAAAGGTGATACGGATGCACAAGTAATTGATTATATGACGAATCGTTTCGGCGACATGGTGTTGTATAAACCAAAATTTGAACCGAGAACCTATGTACTTTGGCTTGGGCCTGTGTTCTTTATTAGCCTGTTTGGCTGGTTAGGTTATCGCAAAGTAAAAGCGTCCATTGTGGATTGATGTGATTTGTCGATAGATTAAACTAACAACCAAATTAATACTACTTGGTTGTTAGTTATGTTAACGACTAAAACTAGTTAGATACTGATTTACTTGCGGTTCTTTCTAGCACTATGATAAGCGCGATCGCAGCAAGCATCGCAACAATCGCATAAGCTAATAATGCCGGTTGTCCTGTCACTTGTTCAAAGCTGAAGGGTGAAAGGTTACGTTCTAATAGCGGCACTTCAAGACCACTTGAGTTTGTACGCCACGTTAGTGTTTCTTTCCATGGCCATACTTTACCCAGTGTCCCGATCATGAGTCCGGTTAAAAATGTCAGCGCGATATCGCGATAGTGTTTCAGTACCCAAGTCAGTACGTGCGAAAATGTCAGAATACCAATGGCACAACCAGAGGCGAAAGTCGCTAAGGTCACGATGTCGAAAGATTTAGCAGCAGCAAGAATCGGTGTATACATACCTAACATAAGCAGGATGAAGCTACCTGAAATCCCCGGTAAGATCATCGCACAAATTGCAATGGAACCAGCCAGCAAGATATTCAGCGAAGTTGGTTCAAGGTTGAGAGGCTGTAGCACGGTAATACTATAAGCAAAGCCAATACCAGCAAGTACAGCGACAAAGCGGCTGACTTTCCAGAATTCCACTTGTTTGAACATGTGGTTTACAGAGATGATGATTAAACCGAAGAAGAAAGACCACAGTGGAATAGGGTGGGTATTGAGCATCCAGGTGATAACACGCGCTAGCGTAAAGATACTCGTTAGGATACCCGCCAGTAACACAATCAAGAATGTACCATTAACGTAATCATATGCGGCTTTCAGACCATCCTTGCGGATCATACCGATCAGACGGGGTGTAATGCGACTAATGCTACCAAGCAGTGTATCGTAAATGCCGGTAATGAAAGCGATAGTACCGCCTGACACACCAGGTACAACATCTGCAGCACCCATCGCCATGCCTTTTAGAAAGGTAGAAACTTTACTCATGATTTTCCATCTACTTTATTGATTAAAGGATAAATTTGACAGCATTATAAACTGTTTGAGTGAAAAAAATGTCATAACAGTAAATACTTTTTGAATTTACTGTAAATAATGCTCAGTTCAGGATCTCTAAAAATAGAATGATCTTTCTAATGCGTTAATCATTTTGAATGCCAACTTTAACCATTAATTTAGTGTTTAGCATCAAGAGTCACAGTTATTAGCGTTATTTATTCTCAACTGTGACTACAACTAAATATTTAATAATATTGTATATTAAATGTCATATTCTTCACTTAACCTCAGATCCGTTAAAACAACAATCAAAGGATTTGATGTGAATATACTAAAAAATGTAATGACAACAACTTGCCTCACTTGCGCATTGAGCGCTTCTGCACTTGCCGATAGTGATATTTATCTGACTAATAATTCCAATCAAACAATGTCGATTGATGTCAACCATACTGGTTCTGATTTGCTTCAAGAAGGTGCTGAGTGGCAACAACACGTACAGACACTAAAACCGTGGGAAACCAAAATGGTGTTAAGTTTTAACCGTTGGGAAGGGATAAAATCAGGTGATAACTATCAATTTGAAACACTTGTTACTAATGAAAATGGTGAGTCGCTGTCTTTGTTACAACAAGTGAAAGGTTATTGGTATAAATCGTCACTCGAACACGGAGCTAGTGCCAATGATATCGCGTTGAACTGGGCAGATGATCGCGATACTTATCGTTACCAATCTCAATATAATAGCAATAGTACAAGCACTGAAATTGCGTTTAAAGCTAGTGCCACGGGGCGTTATGACGATATACATTATACTATCACGCCACAAAAAATTGATGAGCAACCTGAACATGACGGCAACGCGCTAAAAGTGATGTCATATAACGTATGGGCTCTGCCTGTTATCGCGTCACACATAGGCGAGCGTTTTCAAGAAATACCAAAACACTTGAAAGGTTATGATGTACTTATGTTGCAGGAAGTGTTTGCTTCTGGTCGAGATGCCTTTTTACGGGATCTTGCCAAAGAATACCCATATCAAACCAAGATGTTAGATCACCCTGGAATTAATGTTTACGATGGTGGTGTCACTATTGTAAGCCGTTATCCAATTGTGAATGAAGGGCAATATGTTTATCCTGACTGCTCTGGTACCGATTGCTTTGCTGATAAAGGCGTTAACTATGCTGAAGTGATTAAAAATGGTAAGGCCTATCACGTATTTGCTACGCACACCGCGTCGTTTGACACTGATACTGCACGTGATTACCGTCAGCGCCAATTCCGTCAGATCCGTGAATTTGCTCATACTCAAAATATTCCTGTCACAGATACCGTTGTTTATGGTGGTGATTTCAATGTGAATAAACGTAAATTCCCAACGGATTATCAACAGATGTTTGTTAATCTGAGTGCTGATGAGCCGGAATATGCGGGATATACAGAGTCAACATTTGACCCTCGCATCAATGCCTTTGCTGGCAGTGCTTTATCGGGTGGCGAGAATATTGAATACCTTGATTATATCGTGGCAAGTAATGAATTTGCGCAACGCAGTGAAAACATAAACACAGTGAAGGTACCTCGTACTACGGTAGCTAGTTTATGGAAAGATTGGAATTTGTCTGATCATTTCCCAGTTAAAGCGGAGATCCGTTAATGCGGGGTCGGTTATTTTTGGTAAGCGCTGCCTTTATTGGCAGTGTTTATTTTTTCATTTCGAGTGAAAATGAACTTAATGCGGAGAGAGAGACTGCTGTGTTCACTTCAGCGAGCCCTCAATCTGAATCAATGGCCACGAATGAATCAATACCAGCGGCAGGAACAATACCAACTAAGGTTCAGAGCGAAGCCGCCATGAATAATACGATACCTGAGCAAGATACTTTATTGCAAGAGGCGAGAGGGGAAACGCTCATGACCGCGTTAACTTCGTTTTGGACACAGTGCGGTCAACAAAATAACTGTGATGAAATGCTTGCTGAAAAACAGTTAATACTGACTGCTCGTCGCTATCAATTGCTACGTAATTTCCCCGTGAATCAACAAAAAGAACAACGTTTGATGGGGGAGTCATTAATCAGCCAAGATGCCACGTTGGCAGAAAAAGTTGCCAACGTTAAAGCGATACGGGAGCTGGTATGGGGTATTGATGCCAGTTTATTGTTTGAAGAACAAGCGGCTTATTATAATTACAGGTTATCGTTAGTTGAATCGAACAATCTGCTCAGTCAGACTCAAGACGCCGATGAATTCATACAAGAATATAATGAAATGCTAGAAGAGTTAGGCGACGATTTGCTATCGTTTGGTCTCGAATCTGAAGGGGCTAAGTATGAAGAGGCTGTAAAATTAATTCCGACATCAATGCCTGCTCACGAAGCTGCGCGTATTAAGACTGAACTTGCTACGCAGTATTTAACGGCTGAGAGTCAGCAAGATATAGCGAGTAGAGCCAATCAAGTTGAACAGCAGCAACAGGAAGTGATGAGTTATCAGCAGGGCTTGAATGAATTAGAGCTTACACTTGCCAATGAACGTGCGACGACAAAGAAAACACTGACTAATGAAGAGTGGCAAGGTTATACAGCAGAACGGTTATATCAGTATCGGTTAGCTTTCTTTCGTTCTTAAGTAGGATGTTGGCGTAAATTTTGATTACGTTGCAATAAGCAATATGAGCCAATAATGATTTCAACCATTATTGGCTCCACCGCGGTAAGCAACTGAATTACCGGTCGTCGCCAATCTCTTTTTCATCTAATTCACTAAAATCGATACCACGTTTAATTGCAAATGCACGCATTGCACGCAGGTTTGTTGCCGTTTCTGATAAATGCGAAGCAACCGAACGTAGTAGGCTTGCCGCCACCATCGCATCGTTCTCGATCACGGCGATTAACTCACTCGCTCCGATGCGTAAAAATACGCAGTCTTCTATGGCTATTAAATCTAACAGGCGTGGCGCGTCATGAATGACCGCTAAATCACCGATTAATCGCCCGGGTAAAATTTCAGTTACTAGGCGCTGTTCGACTGCTGTTGCTGGCCAGTATAGACCCGCAGAGCCCTTAACACAGAGGTAAGCAGCATCTGCTTCTTCTTCGGCACTAAAAATGGCTTGTCCTGGTTTTGCTTTGTACCATTGTGCACTAAATGCCAGTAGGCGCTGTTGTTTTAGATCCAACTGACCAAACAAATCAGTCTGTCCAATCACGCGTAATTTACGTTTCAAATCCTGACGTGCATCATCATCTTCCGGTTGATCTTGACGGGCGATACCATCAATACGGCCATCGACAATTTCGACGAATAAATCGTAGCTTTCTGGGCTAAGGAAGTGATTTTCGATAAAGATTTGAGTACTATCTGGCATTAATTCACTAATACGTCGTCGCGTTAACGCGCGTGCGTCACCTTCGTGGCTAGCGAGTGCATTTCTTAGGATCAGAATATCAGGTTTTTTGATGCCAGCTCGGCTAAATGCTAAACGCTCTCTGAAGATAGCGGGTAGGTTTTCCCCGCCTTGCGTTGTCGCAACATCATATAAAGATTGCGCGACTAACCTTCTTAATCCGTGTTCTTTTAGGACATCAACAATAATATCTTCAATTAACTTTTCTCGTGCACCAGCCAAACTGGAAATACGACCGAAAATGGCATTACCAAGCACTGACATAACAGGAAAATATTGCTGTGGGTCGATGGGTTTAAATAGGCCGTCTAATTTCGCCACCATTTCGGCGGCACTCTTCATGCGAATTTGTAAGATCCGTTGTTTGAACAAATCGGTGAACAATGGACCTATCTGTTCGGCAGAAAACGCAAAAGGTACGGTCAACATGAGTGCGAAATCTTCAGCAGATAAGCCACTTTGACCTACTAAACGGCGTTTTGCTACGATGACTCGAAGTTGATGGTAAAGATCTTCGTCCATATTTAAACGGCGAAATAGTGGGTGGTCAGTACCATCAGTGCCAAACGTTTCTGTGAGACCTTCGATGAGGTTGGCGGACATGTGCGCTAAATAGTCCGCAATGCCTTCATCTTGTAGCATTTGCACAAAGTTATCTTCTTGTGACAAGCTTAGTTGCGTAAGCATTTTAGTAGGCACTGCATAGAGTAAATTGCTGCCCAGCGGCGAGACTGGATTGAACTTTTCAGGATCAAAGGTATGCACAATGTCATCAAGTCCCGCTTTGGCCAATCGTTTGGCTATTTCAGGTCGTAACTGCACAATGGCTTCTACTAGTTCGCTTTGCGTATCAGGATCAAGTCGTGAGCGTAACCCTCGGCGCACAATGAGATCGTCGGTACCCATGGCTTCAACTAACTGGAACCACCAGTCTTTGATCTCATCGTATGACTGGAACCCCGCTGTTTCTGGGACAACCCAATTTGGTTTAAATGGATCGACACTGTTACCTGCTCGGGCTGATTCGATTTGCCAATCCGTGACATCTACGGAAATATCGGTACCCAGAATTGGCTGATAGTTAAATGGCATCAGCAGGTTTTCACCAAGCGTGCCTTTAAAAATATACGGTTTGGAATTGGCATAACCGATACGATTGGCAACCACTGTCTGATGTAAACCGTTCATCTCATTTCCGGCTATCGTCAGTGACCCGCGATATGGAATAACCTCACGTGTTAACAAATCTGCAAAAGCGAGGGCGCTAGACTCATTATTGGTCTTAATCGCAACACGAGCACCTTTGGGAATTGTCAGGTTGATGTCTTCTAAAATTGCATGTCCATCTTCATCACGTACGGTAATGTTTTTCAGTTCAATGTCACCGTTAAGGCTGGTCTCGGTATCTGGTTCGCCATCAAATAAAGTATCGTCAACTAATGTCTTCGATGAGAAGCGTTCGGTGACGACTTCCCAGCGTAGCGCCATATCTTGGGTTTGATTGTAATAAGTCAGCAATTCTTTCCAAGGTGATGATAGATCTTTGTATGCTGCTAACGCGGCAACGAGCGCGCCGACAGTGATCTCGCCTTGAATCGCTAAATAGCCACCAACTGAATAGAAAAAGAAGGGGGTTAATTGGTTAATGAAGTTGTTCAGGAACTTCATGAAGAATTTCTTTTGGTAAATTTCGAAGCGGATACCGAACAGTTTACCTAAACGATTGGAAAATAATGACAGTCGATGACGTACTCCACCGTTAGTTCGAATATCACTGACGCCTGCTGCCGTTTCGCCGATATCTGCGGCTAGCTTACGAATTTCTTGAATTCTAGCTTTATTCAATAAGTTAATCTGACGCTGTAACTTGGGAATTATCCATGCTTGTAATGGGATAAGGGTGATAGATGCGAGACCAAACCAGAAGCTTTGGGCAAATAAGAAGGCAAGAATGGTTAACATTTGCCCTGCTTGAAGAATCGGGCGTGACAGCATATCGCCCATTAATGATCCCATCGGTTCCGCTTCAGAGGTCACCATAGATACGAGTTCACCCTGACTTGTAGTGCGGAAATATGAACGAGGGAATCTTAAAATTCGGGTAACCATTTGAAAACGAAATCGTCGTAATAAACGTTCAGCTAAGACACCTTTCATGGTGTTTAACTTCATCTTCAATAAGCCATTGGCTAATACAGCAACTAAGAAACCAACACAAAGCACCATCAAAAATTCTGTCTGATTAAGCAGTACACCGAGTACCGTGACATCTTCGCCGGTGCCGCCAATGGCATCATTTATTATGCGTTTAGGTAGCTCCAGCGATACATAGAGGATCGGAAACGTGAGAAGGGTGATAGCCGATAGAATCAACTGATTCCGTTTTGAATATTTCCAGATAAACTGAAAAAGACTCTTTTCCATTTTCGAGATCCTTTGTGGGTTGAATAATATCAATACCACGCTGTCTTGGTGCATCACCAATATGTGTATTATGTTAAGCGATCTACGTCGTGCATTATGTTCGAGATCTACTGCGTTAAGTTTATGTAACTTAAAGCAGCCTTGCCACTAAAACTGCCTGTAGAGATTATTCTTAGCTGCTAAAGTTCATTAAACTGGTCTAGCCATTCGGTGAACGAGTTTGATACTTGCGTAACCGTACAGGCTGCATAATTAAAAAACCATACAGTCGCATCCGCTTGCTGAGTCGTGCAATCGCTGAGCTTGAAACAAAACATATTGCCCTTACAGTCAGACGCAAACAAAATGTGTCCCTTGGGCATACCGCTCATTTCATACAACTGCGATAGTGACGCGACATCGTCTAGGCTTAAGAAATCTTGTACTTCAGAAATGTCGGAATTTAAATCACAAATTTTAGTTAATACATTTGGCGTGTGAACTAAGCCGTATGTTGAGATTAAATATTTATACGAGTCAGGTAACACGCCGTTTAATTTTGATTCAAGCTCTACAATATCATCACCATTGATTGGCACCATGGCATTTTTACTGCCCCAGTTTTTTACAAAAACATCAATGCTGTTCATTTTAAATACTCCAAGATAACTAACAGATTTTTCACCAATTACTTATATATAGTTATCGTCATTGACGATAAAATCGTTCTAACTTTATAATGAAAACAAGATACACAGGATAACCGTACGATTCAATTATTTATTGATTACATTAGGATGAAGTTTACTTATGGCTGAGTTATTCAAAGACATTTATTGCCCTGCATTTTATAACCAATTTTCAGATGTGTTAACGAAGGTACTACCTGAGTTTGATGCGGTTAAATTTAACCAACTTATCTTTAATGAGCATTTTGTTGGATATGAGCTTAAACAACGTATGCATCATACAGCGGACGTGCTACATCACTTTATGCCTACTGATTTTAGTGATGCTATTTCAGTACTTAAGTGCATTATTGCTGAATTGCGTGCTCAAGGTATTAAAGAGCAGAGTATTGAATTTATGTTTTTGCCTGCTTATATCGAAATGTATGGGCTTGAAGATTATGACTGTGCGGTGGATGGCTTTGAATGTGTGACACAATATACCAGTTGTGAATTTGCAGTTAGACCATTCATCATACGTTATCCCGCTAAAATGTTGGTGCAGCTACAAGCATGGACGCAACACGAAAGCCGCCATGTCCGCCGCTTAGCTAGTGAAGGCTCTCGGCCTCGACTCCCGTGGGCAATGGCGTTACCTGAGTTTAAACATGATCCCAGGCCTTTGTTACCTATTTTAACAGCATTGAAATGCGATGACTGTGAAGTTGTGAGGCGCAGTGTAGCGAATAACCTCAATGACATTGCTAAAGATAACTGCGATGTAGTAGTGCAGATTGCAACGCAATGGTTAGGTGATAACGAACACACAGACAAATTAGTCAAACATGCGTGCCGTACATTACTCAAGCAAGCTCAGCCAGATATCATGGCACTGTTTGGCTTTAAACAAGACTTAATAACGTTAACCGACATGGCGGTCACGACACCGGTTGTAAAAGTAGGGGACAAGCTGACGTTTAATTTCACGATTGATAATACGAGTAGTTGCCCACAAAAATTACGTTTGGAATATGGTCTTTATTATCTTAAAAAGAATGGAACCTTGGCGCGAAAAGTATTTAAAATTACTGAACGCGTTATTGCTGGGAATACACAAGAACAGATAACACGCCACCAAAGCTTTAAAATAATTAGTACCCGTGTGTTTCATTTAGGTACACACAAATTGAGTATTATTATTAATGGTCAGGAGAGTCGTGTTAATGCAGAACATGATGGGTTGTATCGTTTTGAACTCGTTGGTTAACTTGTCATCGTCATAGAAACGGAATCTGTTAATTCGTTAGAATATACTCGTAAAGGTCAAATAGACCTATTACTATGCATTTCAACCTAATTTAAAGAAGTATCATGTATGTCTCTTCCTCCTTGTCCAAAATGTAAATCTGAATTTGTTTACCAAGATCAAAACCAGCTCATTTGCCCTGAATGTGCAAATGAGTGGAACCCATCTGAATTACTTGAAGATATATTTATCGTAAAAGATGCTAACGGTACGCAATTGCAAGAAGGTGATAAGTTAACGTTAGCTAAAGATCTTAAAGTGAAAGGCAGCTCGCTAATACTTAAAGTCGGCACAAAAGCGGTGATTAAACGCATTATTGAAGGCAAGGATCATCAACTTGACTGTAAAGTGGATGGTGTAGGCGAGATGATGGTAACAGCTAAGTTTGTTAAGAAAGCTTAGCTATTGACTTAATTAAATAAAATACTCAAATTATTGGTGCTTGTGGTTTCAAGAGCGCCCCGAACATGGCCGTATTGAAATGTGGCACCTGACGTGAGGAGGGGCGAGTTGTAACTACCGGGATTAAGTTACTAAGCCAAACTTGCCCCATTTCGCGTTAGAACTTTTACTCACTCATATTTTATTTATTACGTCTTGCCATACATTTTCTTATGCAAGAATAGTGAGGTGTTCCTCATGTCTTATAATTAGCAATAGTGAATCTAAATTGCTGGCCACTATTGTTTAGCCTCTACACTTCAACCCGAGTGCTTCTGTCTGTCAATATGACCTGAAATATAATTATTAGGTGAATAATGAAAAATATTATTGGTGTGACTCTTATTTTATTTGCCTCTATGGTGCAATCGGCAGACTTTCAGAAAGGCATGGATGCATTCTATGGCGGTGATGTCAAAACAGCCTATAAAGAGTTACACCCACTCGCAGAGCTGGGCCATGCTAACGCTCAATTCAACCTAGGAGTGATGTATGACCATGGTGAAGGCGTGCGC
This genomic stretch from Moritella sp. F3 harbors:
- a CDS encoding DNA alkylation repair protein — its product is MAELFKDIYCPAFYNQFSDVLTKVLPEFDAVKFNQLIFNEHFVGYELKQRMHHTADVLHHFMPTDFSDAISVLKCIIAELRAQGIKEQSIEFMFLPAYIEMYGLEDYDCAVDGFECVTQYTSCEFAVRPFIIRYPAKMLVQLQAWTQHESRHVRRLASEGSRPRLPWAMALPEFKHDPRPLLPILTALKCDDCEVVRRSVANNLNDIAKDNCDVVVQIATQWLGDNEHTDKLVKHACRTLLKQAQPDIMALFGFKQDLITLTDMAVTTPVVKVGDKLTFNFTIDNTSSCPQKLRLEYGLYYLKKNGTLARKVFKITERVIAGNTQEQITRHQSFKIISTRVFHLGTHKLSIIINGQESRVNAEHDGLYRFELVG
- a CDS encoding zinc ribbon domain-containing protein YjdM produces the protein MSLPPCPKCKSEFVYQDQNQLICPECANEWNPSELLEDIFIVKDANGTQLQEGDKLTLAKDLKVKGSSLILKVGTKAVIKRIIEGKDHQLDCKVDGVGEMMVTAKFVKKA